Part of the Woronichinia naegeliana WA131 genome, CGGTTTGGCAGAACTTTACCGTAACCAAGGAAAATACAACGAAGCCAAACCTCTCTATTTGCGATCTCTTTCTATTGATAAAAAAATCTATGGAGAAGATCATCCAGAAATTGCAACAGACCTCAACAATTTAGCGTTACTTTATAACGACCAAGGTAACTATGCAGAGGCAAAAAAACTGTCTCAACGAGCATTAATCATTCGTCAACAAAAGTTAGGAGATCACCATCCCCAAACTCAAAACGCTCTATTGGCAACAAAAATGTTGGACGTACAAATCCTTATGGATTGCGATACACAAACATTATTAGGTCTTCTAGAAGTCCTTACTCAACAAGCAAACGTTCCCTCTCTAGATACTGAAACAATGTTAATAATGTTAGAAATAATAGCAATCTATCCCCAACCATTGCAGAGCCTACGGAAAACATTGCATGGTTAAACAATATTAATTCTATGCCATACATTAATATTGTAGAGAGACACATTATTATTGTAGAGAGATACATCGTTATTGCATGACGACACATTAATATTGCAGAGCCGACAAGAAACATTGTAGGGGTTTGGTTTCCAAATCCTGCTCTAATCCTTTATTCAAACCCTTATCCAAACCCTTAAACCATTGGACTTGGCGACCAAGCCCCTACCTCATCCTTATCCAAATCCTTAAACTATTGGACTTGGCGACCAAGCCCCTACCTCGGATTAAAGATTAAGGACAGGCTAGAAGTTTGTTATAAAAGACAGCCTAGAAGCCCCACAAAATACTATTTTTGCTATTGCAGAGCCGATGGGAAACATTTGTAGGGATAAAGCGCGATCGCGTTTTTATTGCATTTAGGAAATGCGATCTTTTTTTTGTTTGAGCAGGGCGATCACATTTTATCGAGTTTAGGAAGAGCGATCTCCTCTGAAAAAATACAAAAATGTAATTATTTGGGCTATAATCGAGATGACAGTTAACTAACAAGGTAATTATCAATGCAATTAAAAGAAAAATATATTACTGACGAGCAGGGTAATCAAATCGGTATTCTTTTAGATATAGAGGAATATCGAAAACTACTACAAGACTCCGAAGAGTTAGATGCAATTAGAGCCTATGATTTAGCTATTTCGGAAGAAGAAGAAATCCCTTTTGAAGTAGCGATCGCTACCATTGAAAATAGTCGTCAATGAGTTATACTATTACAATTAAAAAACGAGCTTCTAAGGCTTTAGAGAACCTCTCCCAGGATGGCTATCAGAAAGTTCGAGACGGGATTAGAGCATTAGCTGAAAATCCAAGACCTCCAGGATGTCTAAAGCTGACAGGACGAGAAGGTTGGCGGATTCGGATTGGAGTTTATCGCATTATTTATGGAATAGATGATTCGGCAAAAAAGGTAATTGTTCTAGATATTGGACATCGCAAAGACATCTACCGATAGGCGATCACTGTTTCGTTAAATTCTGGAAGTGCGATCGCTGTTTTATTGTGGAGAGAAGAGAGAGTGATCGCTGTTTCGTTAAATTCTGGAAGTGCGATCGCTGTTTTATTGTGGAGAGAAGAGAGAGTGATCGCTGTTTTTGTGAAGTTTGAAGTGGCGATCGCGTTTTGTTGAGTTTGCGAAGTGCGATCGCTTATTTTAATAAACTTTCGTATTCTTCATGACTTCCTATCCAAACCCAAATATAATCTTCACCATCTTTAAAAGCTAAAGCTCGATAGTTAATACCAACTCTTGCAGACCAAAATTTTCCAACTTTTTTAAAAGATAAAGAAGGATGATTGAGATCATTTTTTAACAATTCAAAATTCTTCCTAGCCAATATCTGAATTGGTTTAGGTAACTGATAAAAACACTGCCAAAATCTTTGATTCGTTCGATGCACTTACAACTCCTTTAACTGACCTTTACTTTTTTCTAATAAAGATTCCTCAATCAAAAAATCAAGTCTTCCTGAATTAGAATCTTCCTCAATTTGATTTTCCCATTGTTGAGCATCTAATTCATTAATCCAATTTTTTAAACAGGTAAATTCATCATCCGTAAGAGTTTCAATTTCTGTTTGAATTAATTGTAACTTTGTCATATTAGTGATCCCTATAATAACAGCTTCTTATTTTATCATTTTTCTATGATAATGCGTACCATGTAACAGATCCCTTCAGAATCACTTTTTTGAAGAGAGTTAAGGGAAGGCTCTTTTTAGGGCCGTTTAAGGAGCGATCGCATTTTGCTAAGTTTGAGAAGGGCGATCGGTGTTTGGTTGTGGAGAGAGGAGAGGGCGATCGCTGTTTTGGAAAGCTTGAAGAGGCGAACTAATCTTGCTGTAAATTTTTCGTTGATTATGTCTGATGTTATCACGGAAGTCTTATCATCCCTTTTGACAGGAAAAGCTATCAACTAATTATTTACAGGTAGAATTTCTTCAATTTTTTGACTTTTTCAGCAAGCCCTAATTAACCTTCTTAGTTTGGACAGCAGTTCGACTCTGCTCGGCTCCATTTCAATCGTGCCAAACTTAATCCTCCACGAGGGCATTAACATCTAGGAGCATTTCTCCGGCCATGAGGCGTTGGGATGCTTCTAAAAGTGCTTCTTCGATATAAGGTTTAACGAAATAACCCTTAGCTCCTTTTTCAGCGGCCAGACGCTGCATTTTTTGAGCCCCCCGTGAGGTGATCATCGCCACTGGAATCCGAGATAATTGCGGATCATCCTGTAACCGGCTCAGAAGCTCTAAGCCATTCATACGAGGCATTTCAATATCGCAGAGGATTAAATCACAGGGCAGTCCTGAACGTAGTTTTTCCCAGGCATCCTGGCCATCTCGCGCCACTTCGGTATCATAACCAGCCTTACGGTAAGTCAAAGACAGCATTTCCCGCACCATAACAGAGTCGTCAATGATCAGAACCCTGGGCGACACATCCATCTCATCTTGGAGAGGTGGAAACTGACCTGGATTAGTCTGTTTGGCTTTCTTAAAACGAGACAGGAAAGAATGGGGTTGCTTGATACTTCCTTGCAGTAAGACCTCGCCTTGCATCATGCGGGCAGCGGCATCCAGAATGTCTTTTTCGGTATAGGGTTTGGTAAAATAACCACTGGCTCCCAACCTGGCAGCAACTTTTCGGTGACGGTCTGCTCCCCGTGAGGTTAGTAGAGCAATGGGAATATTGGCTAATTGCTCATCACTTTGCATTTGTGAGAGTAACTCCAAACCATTCATGCGCGGCATTTCGATGTCACAGAAGACGAGATCACAGGGCAATCCCGATCGCAGTTTTTCCCAGGCTTCCTGACCATCCCGTGCTTGTTCCACTCGATAGCCGGCCTTACTGAAACTGAGAGAAAGCAGTTCCCGTACCGTAATGGAGTCATCCACAATCAGGACGGTTGGCTCCATTTGTAGGTCTTGGTTAACAGGGGTTGCCGTTTTACGCCAGAGTCCACCACCAATATCAGTCCGAATACGCCCTTGGGCAATTTCAATGAGTTCGAGAACATCCCCAATCGGCATAATACTACCATCGCCTCGAACCGTTGCCCCAGCAATACCTGGCGGCTTGGGCACTGGCCCCTCAATCTGTTTAATAACAATTTCTTCTTCTCCTAATACGTTATCAACCTGAATCGCCAGTAAATTACTTGCGCCTCCTCGTAAGACCACAATCGAGACAATTTCTTCTTCTTTCTTGCCGCCATAGACTGTACCCCGACTGAGTTGGCGATTATAGTTCAGTAAGTCCCCTAGACGATAGATCGGTAGTAACATATCCTGCCAATGAATACGGGTGTGACCTTTAGTTGATGAAGGAAAAGAAAAGTGTTAACATGGGATGAAAAGTGACAAAGAGGAAACAATGATGACAGCAAAACTAATTAATGTAGAGGGTTCAAAGATAAAAATAGAACTAACATTAGAACTCAGTCGTTCAATGTTGGATACAGAAATAAATATTCAAAAAGGCTTAAACGAAGTAGGTTGCATCGCCAGCAAAGAAGCCTTGAAATATTTAGATACAGATGGTTCACCCTTAAAAATCGGTGAAGAAATCTGGAAGAGTAAGGGAGAGCAACCGAAAGAATATCAAACACCTTATGGTGAGGTTATAGTGAATCGTCATGTATATCAGCGTTCACCTTTGAGGAAAAACGTATTGCCCCTTAGAAAGAGAAGCAAGGATAATCATAACATCAACGCCATTATTGGCAAAACAGGTATCCTCAAAAATGTCAGGGATGGCAGGCAAAGAGGTGAAAAATGATTTATTAGAAAATCATGGTAGAAAAGTAGCGCTATCCTATATCCAAAGATTGAGTGAAGCAGTAGGAAGTGTGGTACAGGCAA contains:
- a CDS encoding type II toxin-antitoxin system RelE/ParE family toxin is translated as MSYTITIKKRASKALENLSQDGYQKVRDGIRALAENPRPPGCLKLTGREGWRIRIGVYRIIYGIDDSAKKVIVLDIGHRKDIYR